In Campylobacter sp. VBCF_01 NA2, one DNA window encodes the following:
- a CDS encoding SPFH domain-containing protein produces the protein MEGFAATVVVICALIALVLKLGVKIVSQSEIMIIERLGKFHKVLDGGFHVIVPFFDSVRAKMSVREQLVDITKQQVITKDNVNIMVDGIVFLKIVNGKMALYNVEDYRKAISNLAMTTLRSAIGEMSLDQTLSSRDQLNSKLQVALGDAADNWGVKIMRVEISEISVPKGIEDAMNMQMKAEREKRAIELKAEAEKAALIRTAEAQKQEKVLEAEAIERMADAKKYEQIALAVGQKHAMDNINMAMAASKFAAEYLLAQSRVNAFNELAKSASKDKVIIPYETSEIIGSLSVLSEFLGKAGDKNLITENNQ, from the coding sequence ATGGAAGGTTTCGCAGCTACCGTTGTGGTGATTTGTGCGCTAATCGCGCTGGTTTTGAAGCTTGGTGTCAAAATCGTATCGCAATCTGAGATTATGATTATCGAACGACTTGGTAAATTTCACAAGGTTTTAGACGGCGGATTTCATGTAATTGTGCCGTTTTTTGACAGCGTGCGCGCTAAAATGAGCGTTCGCGAACAGCTAGTAGATATCACAAAACAGCAAGTCATCACCAAAGACAATGTCAATATCATGGTCGATGGAATCGTATTTTTGAAAATCGTAAATGGCAAAATGGCGCTTTATAATGTCGAGGATTATCGCAAAGCTATTTCAAATCTCGCTATGACTACACTTCGTTCAGCAATCGGCGAAATGAGCCTAGATCAGACCCTATCAAGCCGCGATCAGCTAAACTCAAAACTCCAAGTCGCCCTTGGCGATGCAGCCGATAACTGGGGCGTAAAAATCATGCGTGTTGAAATTTCAGAAATTTCAGTCCCAAAAGGCATAGAGGACGCTATGAATATGCAAATGAAAGCCGAGCGCGAAAAACGGGCAATCGAGCTAAAAGCCGAAGCCGAAAAAGCTGCTCTTATTCGCACAGCCGAAGCGCAAAAACAAGAAAAAGTTCTCGAAGCTGAGGCAATCGAGCGCATGGCGGACGCGAAAAAATACGAGCAAATCGCCCTAGCTGTGGGTCAAAAACACGCTATGGATAATATCAATATGGCTATGGCGGCGTCGAAATTCGCCGCTGAATACCTGCTCGCGCAAAGTCGCGTAAATGCTTTCAACGAGCTAGCAAAAAGCGCAAGCAAGGACAAGGTCATCATACCGTATGAAACCAGCGAAATCATCGGCTCGCTCTCTGTGCTAAGCGAATTTTTAGGCAAGGCTGGGGATAAAAATTTAATCACGGAAAACAATCAATGA
- a CDS encoding MFS transporter, with protein MVRYYILLRNFRNYRLLFSAGFICMFGVWFSIVGIATLLIELGAPVWAITAVGVVSFIPNIFLAPINGIIVDKFRPKPLMVSMFAIEIVTIFMLIFINDLAYLWLLLGIVVVRSVAGTLFYQTESSTLPKFLPKPYLKLANELTSISWTITYTLGMALAGVFIHYFGVRAAFILDFCLYVFSFFILIRLNFKDITGSSTQGAIKMLKEGFTYIRSRPLVVHLIVIHAFVAVTTYDNLIALLAKFEYKEILSASLVIGLMNMARSAAAFFGQMWLTRIVNLKRYFWILLGQGGGIMLWAALEFNYWLSFIGIVMAGFFITTVWSYSFTQLQSHVDREFFGRVIAYNDMAYFIVATLTSAAIGALYSLGLALWQITFLMGFMFIIAAVYYKFIVYDRYLSKE; from the coding sequence ATGGTTAGATATTATATTTTACTTCGCAATTTTCGCAACTATCGCTTGCTATTTAGCGCGGGATTTATCTGCATGTTTGGCGTGTGGTTTTCGATAGTGGGTATCGCTACGCTACTGATCGAGCTGGGCGCGCCCGTGTGGGCGATCACCGCTGTGGGCGTGGTGTCGTTTATACCAAATATATTTTTAGCTCCGATTAACGGCATTATCGTGGATAAATTTCGCCCAAAGCCCCTAATGGTGAGCATGTTCGCCATAGAGATTGTGACGATTTTCATGCTGATTTTTATCAATGATTTGGCGTATTTGTGGCTACTTTTGGGCATTGTCGTGGTGCGAAGCGTGGCTGGGACGCTCTTTTATCAAACCGAGTCTTCGACCCTGCCGAAATTTCTACCAAAGCCGTATTTAAAGCTAGCAAACGAGCTAACTAGCATTAGCTGGACGATTACTTATACCCTTGGTATGGCGTTAGCTGGGGTGTTTATACACTATTTTGGGGTTAGGGCGGCGTTTATTTTGGATTTTTGTTTGTATGTTTTTTCGTTTTTTATCCTAATTCGCCTAAATTTTAAAGATATTACAGGAAGTAGCACGCAAGGTGCGATAAAAATGCTAAAAGAGGGCTTTACTTACATACGCTCGCGCCCTTTGGTGGTGCATTTAATCGTAATTCACGCCTTTGTGGCGGTTACGACTTATGATAATCTTATCGCGCTACTAGCGAAATTTGAATACAAGGAAATCCTAAGCGCGTCGCTGGTGATTGGGCTAATGAATATGGCGCGTTCAGCCGCGGCGTTTTTTGGGCAGATGTGGCTGACGCGAATTGTAAATTTGAAGCGGTATTTTTGGATTTTGCTAGGGCAGGGCGGTGGAATCATGCTCTGGGCGGCGTTGGAGTTTAATTACTGGCTTTCGTTTATCGGTATCGTAATGGCTGGATTTTTTATCACGACGGTGTGGTCGTATTCTTTCACGCAACTCCAAAGCCATGTCGATAGGGAGTTTTTCGGGCGGGTGATCGCGTATAACGATATGGCGTATTTCATCGTCGCAACTCTGACCTCAGCGGCTATCGGTGCGCTGTATTCGCTAGGGCTGGCGCTGTGGCAGATAACATTTCTAATGGGATTTATGTTTATAATCGCTGCGGTGTATTATAAATTTATCGTATATGATAGGTATCTAAGCAAGGAGTGA
- a CDS encoding M16 family metallopeptidase, protein MIKSEILAKNTKVDFLTQIENSLPVASFKLVFKASGAVSEKINGLAKLTAKMLNEGTKSLGVNKFYEKLDIYAINFDIDAGFETFVIEVNSLKEHFEFALEMLDNLLKEPNFTDEILAKIKTQILGEIDILKSEFDYIANQGLQNCLYSGTKLASPLIGDEDSIAQISLENVKEFFASLDLANAYVLVVGDAQGASDEASLLRKNITKILENFTVTNARELPVFATNSTPKSQIIAQKSEQAYIYFGAPFFAEIAEKYIANVALFILGSSGFGSRLMENIRVKHGLAYSVYARANFDLSKRDFWGFLQTKNENLAKAYELIKSEIANFVQNGVTQSELESAKKFILGSAVLQKETMFKRANISANEYYQGFEFGEFERNLERTKNLDLRTLNEFIASHAEILNLSFCVVCSEVAKSNFKL, encoded by the coding sequence ATGATAAAAAGCGAAATTTTAGCAAAAAACACCAAAGTAGATTTTCTCACACAAATCGAAAATTCCCTGCCGGTGGCGAGTTTCAAACTCGTTTTCAAAGCCAGTGGCGCAGTGAGCGAAAAGATAAATGGCCTAGCCAAACTCACCGCAAAAATGCTAAATGAGGGCACAAAGAGCCTAGGGGTAAATAAATTTTACGAAAAACTCGATATCTATGCGATAAATTTCGATATCGACGCAGGGTTTGAGACCTTCGTAATCGAGGTAAATTCGCTCAAAGAGCACTTCGAATTTGCCCTAGAAATGCTGGATAATCTGCTAAAAGAGCCAAATTTCACAGATGAAATTTTAGCTAAAATCAAAACCCAAATTTTAGGCGAAATTGATATTTTAAAGAGCGAATTTGACTACATCGCAAACCAAGGCTTGCAAAACTGCCTTTATTCGGGCACCAAACTAGCCTCCCCGCTAATCGGCGATGAGGATAGTATCGCGCAAATCAGCCTTGAAAATGTCAAGGAATTTTTCGCCTCGCTAGATCTTGCAAACGCCTATGTCCTCGTAGTGGGCGACGCGCAGGGCGCAAGCGATGAGGCTAGCCTTTTGCGCAAAAACATAACCAAAATTTTAGAGAATTTCACCGTCACAAACGCGCGCGAACTACCCGTTTTTGCGACAAATTCTACACCCAAATCTCAAATCATCGCCCAAAAAAGCGAGCAAGCCTATATCTATTTTGGCGCGCCATTTTTCGCCGAAATCGCAGAAAAATATATCGCAAATGTGGCGCTTTTTATCCTTGGTTCGAGCGGATTTGGCTCACGCCTCATGGAAAACATCCGCGTCAAACACGGACTTGCATACTCTGTGTATGCCAGAGCGAATTTCGACCTGTCTAAGCGCGATTTTTGGGGATTTTTGCAGACCAAAAACGAAAATTTAGCCAAAGCCTACGAGCTAATCAAATCCGAAATCGCAAATTTCGTCCAAAACGGCGTTACGCAAAGCGAGCTAGAAAGTGCGAAAAAATTTATCCTAGGAAGCGCGGTTTTGCAAAAAGAGACTATGTTTAAGCGCGCAAATATCAGCGCCAACGAATATTATCAAGGCTTCGAATTTGGCGAGTTTGAGCGAAATTTAGAGCGCACGAAAAACCTAGATTTGCGCACGCTAAATGAATTTATCGCCTCGCACGCTGAAATTTTAAATTTAAGCTTTTGCGTGGTTTGCTCAGAAGTCGCAAAGTCAAATTTTAAATTATGA
- a CDS encoding NfeD family protein, producing MSPLIFIIIGVILVIIELLVLDFTFVFFGAGFLIVGLFSFALPLSWEVQILASFVLSFALLLALKKPLKSKFFKPTEEIKDNFLDESGEGYVKEGMVYFKGTLWQSNEVKNMAEGTKVRVRGVKDGQIILEK from the coding sequence ATGAGCCCACTTATTTTTATCATAATTGGCGTTATTTTGGTGATTATCGAGCTTTTGGTGCTTGATTTTACCTTTGTATTTTTCGGGGCTGGATTTTTGATCGTGGGGCTATTTAGCTTCGCGCTTCCGCTATCATGGGAGGTGCAAATCCTAGCCTCTTTCGTGCTATCTTTCGCACTTTTGCTCGCCCTAAAAAAGCCACTGAAATCCAAATTTTTCAAGCCAACCGAAGAGATTAAAGACAATTTCTTAGACGAGAGTGGCGAGGGCTATGTCAAAGAGGGCATGGTCTATTTCAAGGGCACGCTATGGCAAAGCAATGAGGTAAAAAACATGGCAGAAGGCACAAAAGTGCGCGTGCGTGGCGTCAAAGACGGACAAATCATACTAGAAAAATAA
- a CDS encoding dehypoxanthine futalosine cyclase, which translates to MSRITKSQALNLIKNAPLHELGAMAYEKKLELHPDKITTFVVDRNINYTNICFVDCKFCAFCRKINEKDAYILSFDEIDAKIDELIAIGGTQILFQGGVHPKLKIDWYENLVAHIAQKYPQITIHGFSAIEIDYIAKISNLTHKEVLSRLQAKGLYSIPGAGAEILSDRVRDIISPKKIGADTWLGIHKAAHEIGMKTTATMMFGTVESDEEIIEHWEKLRNLQDITGGFRAFISWSFQSANTKLIAEHPEIKKTSSNRYLRLLAVARLFLDNFKNIQSSWVTQGSYIGQLALKFGANDLGSTMMEENVVKAAGASFRMSADEMISLIKDIGEIPAKRNTNYDILEIYK; encoded by the coding sequence TTGAGTAGAATTACTAAATCACAGGCATTAAATTTGATAAAAAACGCCCCGCTTCACGAGCTTGGAGCTATGGCGTATGAAAAAAAATTAGAGCTTCATCCAGATAAAATCACGACTTTTGTAGTCGATCGCAACATAAACTACACAAATATCTGCTTTGTGGATTGCAAATTTTGCGCGTTTTGTCGTAAAATCAATGAAAAAGACGCCTATATTTTGAGCTTTGATGAGATTGATGCGAAAATCGACGAACTAATCGCAATCGGCGGGACGCAAATCCTTTTTCAAGGCGGCGTTCATCCGAAACTAAAAATTGATTGGTATGAAAATTTAGTCGCTCACATAGCGCAAAAATACCCGCAAATCACGATTCATGGCTTCTCTGCAATCGAGATTGATTATATCGCTAAGATTTCGAATTTAACGCACAAAGAAGTTTTATCTAGGCTTCAAGCAAAGGGACTTTACTCAATTCCCGGAGCTGGGGCTGAGATTTTAAGCGATAGAGTTAGAGATATAATCTCGCCTAAAAAAATCGGCGCAGATACTTGGCTAGGCATACATAAAGCCGCCCACGAAATCGGTATGAAAACGACTGCAACGATGATGTTTGGCACGGTTGAGAGCGATGAAGAGATTATCGAGCACTGGGAAAAACTGCGAAATCTGCAAGATATTACGGGCGGATTTCGCGCTTTTATCTCGTGGAGCTTTCAGTCTGCAAACACAAAACTCATCGCCGAACACCCAGAAATCAAAAAAACAAGCTCAAATCGCTATTTAAGGCTATTAGCCGTAGCAAGGCTATTTTTGGATAATTTTAAAAATATCCAAAGCTCGTGGGTTACTCAAGGAAGCTACATAGGGCAACTCGCACTAAAATTTGGCGCAAATGATTTGGGTTCAACGATGATGGAAGAAAATGTCGTAAAAGCCGCCGGTGCGAGTTTTCGCATGAGCGCAGATGAAATGATAAGCTTAATCAAAGACATCGGCGAAATCCCAGCCAAACGCAACACAAACTATGATATTTTGGAGATTTATAAATGA